From Gossypium raimondii isolate GPD5lz chromosome 11, ASM2569854v1, whole genome shotgun sequence:
GGATGGTTTCCGTTGAAAGAATAAAGCAATTCTCAAGGCTTCAGCCAGAAGCAGCATGGCATATCGAAAATCGCCTTCCCCCTCCAAATTGGCCTTCCCATGGCAATCTTGAGCTCAAAGACCTCCAGGTAACTTGCTCTTAGACTATTTTGAAATCTGCCTGCTTTGCTGGAGTTGATTATTCAGTCCTTTAACTGGACTTGAACTACTGCTAACATTTTGATTTTGGCTAACAGGTTAGATACCTTCCAAGCACGCCTCTTGTGCTTAAAGGCATTACTCTGAGCATTAATGGTGGTGAAAAGATTGGTGTTGTGGGTCGGACTGGGAGTGGAAAGTCAACTTTAATCCAAGTTTTCTTTAGACTGGTTGAGCCAACAGCAGGGAAAATAATAATTGATGGCATAGATATCTGCATGCTGGGACTTCATGATCTTAGGTCACGCTTTGGGATCATCCCTCAAGAACCTGTCCTTTTTGAAGGAACTGTGAGAAGCAACATTGATCCTATAGGACAGTTCTCTGATGAAGAGATATGGAAGGTAAACGTGTTATTCCAACACTATTTTTGGCCATGCAAGCTACTTTTAGATATTTCTCCTCACCATAAGTAATTGTTTTTTAGAGCCTTGAGCGCTGCCAACTTAAAGATGCGATTGCTTCGAAACCTGATAAACTCGATTCATTAGGTTAGTGACTCTGAACTTATTCCTGAGTCTAGTGACTGCAATAATGCCTAACAAAACCGTTTTAATTATCAGTGGCAGACAATGGCGATAATTGGAGCGTGGGGCAGAGGCAGCTTCTGTGCTTGGGGAGAGTTATGCTGAAGCGCAGCAGGCTTTTGTTCATGGATGAGGCAACTGCATCCGTTGATTCGCAAACTGATGCCATTATCCAAAAGATCATCAGAGAAGACTTTGCTGCCTGCACAATCATCAGCATTGCTCACAGAATACCAACAGTCATGGACTGTGATCGAGTTTTAGTTGTTGATGCAGGTACCTGGTTATTTATATCTAATGCAAGCAAAGCATCCATGGGTACAATTTGCCACATGAATTTTTATATCTAATGCCTCcggttttctttttcctcctttaAACAACACAGGAAAGGCTAAAGAATTCGACAAACCGTCACGCCTGCTTGAAAGGCCTACACTTTTTGCAGCATTGGTTCAAGAATACGCCAACCGCTCTTCTGGACTATGACCAAATCTTGTGGAGAATTTTTCACTCATAGATTACAGGTGCTTAAACTCCCATAGCTGACTATAATTTTTACGTACCAAAGGTACCATGTAAGTGCTGTAGTTTCTCTTATCTTACTGCTAATTAACCTAAGCATAGTTTCAGCTATGGAGAATGTTCTATTTACAATTATTTAGCAAGACATTATGGGTatcattatataaatttatcgttttatatatttctttctctctcttttctcaTGGACGTTTGTTCAGTGAATAAATACAGgatcttatgaaaatattaCCAATCATGTATCTCCAACATAATAGcccatttcatgaaaatttttcattatttggaAATTGCTTGGACAGATACAATATGCCATAACTTAAGTACGTGTTATTTCATATTTCTAAGCAATCAtcagacaaaattaaattttcaatattttatttggggACAATGTCATATTTGATAcctatacttttataaatatacaataTGGTATACTTCctattttgaaaatgtctaaTCTGGTATTTGAtccattaatatattttattacagtacctgtatttttataaaatatccaaTGTGGTACTtaacattttgaaaatgttcaatGTGATATTGGAATTATCAATGTGTTTTATTATGGTActtattattaacattaattggtgaaaatttaacacaattttttaaatcattaattcTCCATGGATAATATAACgttatatgaaatattaaataaataaaagaatacttAGTACAATGTGATAAATATGGTTATCATcgaatattttatgaaattataggTATTAAACGGGACATTATCCCTTTGTGTGTAATAGAAATATTTGTCTAAATAAAGTTCAACgacattttttttctattatttgaaGAATGATTTACATGGGGAAATAGAGAGAACtgtaagaagaaaaaaaaaggatttacAGGGGAAAAGAAGTGATAATCAGAGTCCAATGGATGCCTGACACTGGGATTCCCAGTGTTGCTTTGCCTGCCGAACTCTCTCCACTCTTTCCTTCTCAAGTCGCTGCTCCCAGTATTCACGGTAgctgttcaaaaaaataaatgcatgATCCCAGTAAGAATTCGTTGAAACTGATTAAATAAGCAAGGGAACCCATGGTGCAACCATAGGATCGTACCTTCTCCTCAACAATATACTAAGCTCATCCAAATGCACGGCACCTTCATAAACTCCAGCCTGAACCCACAAGTAAAgagtaaatttaacataaaGAGGAGCTTTTTTAGCATAATATTCCATGTTTATAGGAATACTCACCTCTCGACATAAAGGAAACTTTTTGGATTGGCTGCTCTTAGCCCATCAACAATGATCACTGATGCAGCTGAAGAAGCGCAAATGTAGCAGAATATATGGCCACAAGTGAGAGATACTGGATCAAATTACACTGTATCCTGTTATGTCAAGGATGAAAACCCCAATTAGAGTTTACCAATTTCCTACACTTTTGAggccaaatttttattttgtgattaatatatatgtaatggTTAAAAGCTTGTAACTTACTAAAGAAATAGAGCAAGTCAAGTCAGTATCAAGCTTGACAGAATCAAAGAGTTCACATGACAGGAATGGTTTGCCATCATTGAAAGTGAGATAACAGCCCTCAAACAAAGCAGGGGCCTTCCCTGATATAGCCTTTGTTTCCCTCAAATTTACGCGGAATGCCATGAGCTCACATAACCATGGTGATTGAAGGATTTCAATGTGCATGCTTTGTGCTTGTGACCTGAAGGCTTGCCCTTGCTTGGAGTAATGAACCTGCAATATTCCATTTgggaagaagataaaatttaagCAGAAAGAGAACAGAATGTTTTTCAACCACATTGGCGAAAGAAGCATACCTTATCATATTTCTTGAGTATTTTCCTGATTGCGATAGCATTAATCATTGCATAGTTAACCAGGTCCTTCCCTGCTTGAATCAAGGCAATATGGCTTCCTTGAAGCTTGGCCTTGAACCAAATGAAGTACTTTCTGAAGCCAGAAGCAAGGTGTAGTTCAAGCAATTTCTGGGCACAATCATTGAAGCAGTTTACTACATCAGACATTTCCTTGAGAAGGGAAGGGAAGGGAAGAAGGTCCCGTCGCACACTGCACAATCAATAATTTTCCATTGGAACGGGAGTGAAGCAGCATGTGTTagtgttagagttgtgtgatctaaattctaagagattgtttgtaagtcaagttaaacaaaatatatcttctttctagaagatttagtatttataagtataatatatttaacatttattaacataatatatttgactttaattagaattagatttttttttcaacctataaataaatgtagtcgaaactcctcttgtaattattcgaattcgacatagtgaattttcttctcctctgcccgtgattttttccagaaagggtttccacgtaaaaatctgtgtgttctttatttttatttctcttttcttcgcgatatattgtcattaccaacgttctattttcacaaattggtaTACGAGCTTCCGAGTTATTCATCTCGATCACGGTAATGGAGaatttgaagtatgaaatttcgttgttggatcgcaacaccataTTTACGTTGTGGCAGGTTaagatgcaagcagttcttgCACAGGTGGATCTAGAGGATGCCCTGTTAGagatagataagatgccttcgacattaacagatgaagagaagaagcgtaaggatcgaaaggcgttaacataattacatttgcatttgtctaacgaaattttgtaggatgtgatgaaggagaagaccgctGCTGCATTATAGAAGaggctggaacaaatatgtatgtcgaaaactctaaccaaCAAGTTGCATAGGAAgtagcgtctttatgctcatcgtttggaggaaggtgcgtctgtgcacAAATACTTAAtattgtttaaagaaattctctcaaacttggaggccatggaggttcagtatgataagaaagatctagggttgattctattTTGTCCGTTGCCCCtttcttattcaacctttagagacacgatTTTATATAACTGCAAGTCTCTCacaattgatgaggtttatgattctttgacctcaTATGATAAGATTAAACATATTGTGGTTAACCTCGACTATAAGGGAAAGagtctcattgttcgtgggagaAAACAACGAAATACTGATGAtaatcgtggaaggacacaggaacggaatcctcgcggtaaatctaagggtagatcgtaatcttcaaacagaggtaaaacttgtaacttctgggAGAAGAAAGGGCaaattaaatctgagtgctataagctacagaacaagatcaaaagggaggttgcgaattaaaagggaaaacaactagaaaattccagtgaagctgatgttgtagaaaaCTAcggcgatggtgaacttctagtcgcttctatCAATAACTCTAAAGTAAGCAAGGAGTGGATCATTGATTcgggttgcaccttccacatgagtcccaatcagaattggtttacaacttacgaaacggtgtctgaaggtgttatttttatagaaataatgcttcgtgtaaaattgtaggtgttggaacgattaaagttaagatgtttgacgcagttgtcagaacacttagtgacgtacgacatgttccagaattgaagagaaatttaatttcgttgagtactcttgattcaaaagggtataGATACATaactgaaagtggggttttaaagatttccaaaggttccatcgttgtgatgaaagggtagagaaagactgccaagttatatgttttacagggttctactgttactggtgatgcagctgtcacttcctcttccttttcagatgatgatattactaaactttggcatatgcacctagggcatatgagtgagaatggcatggcagaattgagcaaatgaggacttcttgatgggcaaggaatttgtaaactaaagttctgtgagcactacGTTTTTGGGAAGTAAAAGAGAGTTCAATTCAcaagaggaatccataacacgaagggaatgttggagtatattcattctgatatGTGGGGgacatccagagtgccttcaagaggtggagctaattatatgctaacttttattgatgatttttccagaaaagtttaAGCTTTCTTCCTGAAGCaaaaaagtgatgtgttttccacatttaagttttgaaaaattatgactaa
This genomic window contains:
- the LOC105803021 gene encoding probable E3 ubiquitin-protein ligase BAH1-like 1, translating into MSDVVNCFNDCAQKLLELHLASGFRKYFIWFKAKLQGSHIALIQAGKDLVNYAMINAIAIRKILKKYDKVHYSKQGQAFRSQAQSMHIEILQSPWLCELMAFRVNLRETKAISGKAPALFEGCYLTFNDGKPFLSCELFDSVKLDTDLTCSISLAGVYEGAVHLDELSILLRRSYREYWEQRLEKERVERVRQAKQHWESQCQASIGL